The Acidobacteriota bacterium DNA window CGAGATCGGCGGCGACGATGTTCTGCCGGTTAAGCACCCAGACATGGTCGCGGCCATCGACGCACATGCCGCCGAGGCCGCCGGTGATCCAGTGATCGCCCAGCGGGAGTTGCGGCCAGTCAGTATCGAGCTCGTAGCGTGGCGCGTCCTGCGCCGCGCCCGGCACGGCGACGAGCAGGCAGACTAGTAACGAACCGGCGACGGCAGCAACGCCGTTCGGACGGAATGCCTCGCCGCTCAGGAGCTGCAGGGACTTCACCACGGAATCCTACAGCTTGGGATCCGGTCCCGCCGGTCCTTCCGGAGGCTGCGCCGGCGCAGCGGACGCGGGTGAGTCCGGCTGCCGGCTGAATGGCGCGTTCATGCCGTTCAGGATAAGCGCCCCCAGGCCGGCCGTCCAGGCCGCGTACTCGACCAGGAGCCCGAGCAGCAGGAACATCAGGCCGAACATCCGGAACACGCCGCCGGCCACTTCCATCGTCTCACCCAGGATGGTCGGCACGACCAGGAGAACGATACCGGCCCAGACGGTGACGTAGGTCGCAGGCCCGAGGGCGCCCATGCGGCTGCGCGCCGCGTGTCCGACCCCCAGGGCGACGCCGGTGAAGCCGATGATCGACACGCAGACGAGCGCCAGGATCACGAACGGCGCGAGCAGCAGCAGCGGGATACCGATGATGGATATCACGAGCAGGATCACGGTCACGACTGACACCGGGACGATGAGCATCTGCGCGAGAAAGCCCACCAGGCCCGACTTGAGCGGCTCCGATGCCGCTCGCTCGGCCACGCGTTCGACCGTCCCGCGCATCGCGAGCAAGGCAATCGCCGCGACCAGCGCGAGGAAGATGATGCGCACCACCGTCCCGGCCAGATCCCACGTGCGCGCCATCCGGGACCGGCTGGTCTCGAACGGCCAGATGTCCGGCTGCAGGCCGCTGAGATCGATATTGAAGTTGGGAATGTCGGCAACATCGCCCTCGACCGTGGCGCCGCGGGCGCGGCGCAACGGCCCTCCAAGGGTGAGGATGTCGCCGCCGACAACCGCTTGCGGCCCGAGTCGCATCGGGCCGCCGATCGTGGCCACGTTCTGCCTCACTTCGCCGTTGATAGTGAGGGAGCCGCCAATCACCAGCACTTCGCCGGTTACCACGCCCAGCACCCTGACCGGCGCGCCGAAGACGATCACGCTGCCGTCGACCCGCTCGTCGCGGTCGATTCGCACCGGCGTGCCGACGCGGAAGATCTCTCCCCCCGTGCTCCGCCGAGCCCTCCGGCCCCTCTCCTCCCTTTCATCCTCCACGGACGGTTGAGGCGGAGGGGGCGGCGGCGGCGAAGCTGGAGGCACAGCAGGCTCCGGCTGCCCGGATCCCGCGTCGACCGCGGCGGGTCCGGACAGGAAGAGGACGGGAAGAAACACGAGGGCGAGTGCCGGCTTCTTGCGGATGGTAACCATCACTTCTTCTCCATGCCCTGATCCGGGCCATCGTCTTCGTCGGGCACCTCGTGGCCCCGCCTCTCGGCCGAGAGCATCCGATCGAGCCCGTAGAGCGCGACGAGGCCGAGTACTTCGACCGCGACGATGACACCGATGACGCTGGGGGACGCCATCGCCGATCCGATCGTCCTCATCGCGGTCATCGTCACCTCCCAGAAGCCGCGTCCTTCCTCCGCCGCCTGCAATAACCAGGCCAGCCCGGAGGCGGCCGCGTTCAAGAGAGCCAGGAACTGCGACAGCAGATACGGGGCCAGCGCCACACCGCCCACAACCACCACGGCGAACGCCGCAGCGCCGGCCAGCACCAAACCTGCCACGCGCCGCACCCGCGTCCTCCTATCGCGGGTCTTCGTTCCCGCCCACTGTCAGTTGATACGGACGTGCGGGGGGCAAGGTTCACCTCCGCACGCCGAGGGCATGTTCCGCTATCAGCTTTCGGTGCAGTTCGCTCGTCCCCTCGCCCACTTCGAGCGTCTTCGCCTCGAGCAGCAGGCGGCCCACTTCGTAGTCGGACGAGAAGCCGTAGCCCCCATGGATCTGAATCGCGTCGAGCGCGTTGGCTGTCGCCGCCTCGCTCGCTGCCAGCTTCGCCATCGATGCCTCGAGCGAGCAGCGCTCTACGCCGGCATCCTTCATCCGGCCCAGGCGGTACACGAGCGCACGCGCCGCCTCGGTCCGGACGCACATGTCGGCAATCTTCTGCTGAATCATCTGGAACTGGCCGATGGGCTGGCCGAAGGCCTCGCGCTCGGTCGCATACGGGGCAGTGAGATCGATGGCGCGCTGCGCCTGACCGACACAGCGGGCCGCGACCGAGAAGCGCCCCATGTCGAGCGCGGCGCCCAGGATCGGGAAGCCGCCACCCACTTCGCCGAGGACGGCGTCGTCGGGCACCACGGTCCCGTCGAAGTGGATCTCGGCCAGGTTGTCGCGCCGGAGCGTCCGCATCGGCAGATCGCTGATGGCCACGCCGTCGGCCGCCGGGTCGACCAGGAAGACGGTGACGCCGCGGTGCCGCTTCCCCGGATCCACCGTCGCCGCAACCAGCAACAGGCCGGCGTGCGCGGCGTGCGAGATGAACACCTTGGCGCCGCTGATCGACCAGCCGCCAGCCGTGCGGCTGGCGCGGGTCCTGACTGCCGCCAGGTCGCTTCCACCATCGGGTTCGGTCAGGCACGCGGAAGTCAGGATGGATCCGTCGCAGATCCCGGGAAGCCACCGCTCCTGCTGCGCCGCCGTGCCGAAGCGCACGAGGGAGCCGGCGACGAGCGAGTTGGTGACCGAGACGACGGACGCGACCACCCAGTCGACCCGCGCCAGCTCCTCACAGATCAGGCCGTAGGTGACCACGTCGGCGCCTCCGCCGCCGAACCGCTCCGGCAGCAGCGGCGCCAGGTAACCCAGCGGCACGAGCTTCCGGATCAGCTCGGAGGGGTAGCGCGCCGCGCGCTCATGCTCCTCGACGAACGGCAGTACCTCCCGCTCGGCGAACTCGCGGACCGCGGCGCGGACCTGCCGCTGCTCGGGCGTCAGGTCGAAGTCCGCCATGCGGGAAGGCGACGGCGGGGGCGAACCGGACGGTGCCATCGTCATCAGGGTGGGTCGCGGAGGGGATGCGGCGCGGACGTCACCACGGCGTCTCCGCCCGCTACACGCCGGCCGCCGCCCGCGTCCTCAACCAGCGGAGCGCGGCCGCCAGATCCACCGCGGCGCGGGCCAACTGTTCGATCCGGCCGGTCAGTTCCGCGGTCGGCGCTCGTTCAGGCGTGAAATCGTCCCGTGACGCGTACACGTAGCGCGGAATGATGTGGCTTCGGAAGTCGAACATGAGGCTGTTGGCCAATCCGATCGGCGCCATGTAGCTCCGCTGGCCGCCGGCGGCGCAGAGAAACCCCACCGGCTTCCCCACCCACGCGCTGCCTGTCAGCTCTACCAGGTTCTTGGCCGCAGCGTTGAGATCGTAGTTGTAGACGGGTGCGGCGATGAGCACCGCGGCGGCGCCCTCCACTTTCTCCGTGATGGGGCCGATCGACGGATGGCTGTAGCAGTCCGCACCGTCGCAAATCGGCAGGTCCCAGTCGCGGAGATCGACAACTTCATGCGGTACGCCGAGTGCGTCGAGGGTGGCGTCCGCGGCGAGCGCCAGCACGTGTGACCGGCTGGAGGGATTGAGGGAACAGGAAACGATCAAGACCGGACCGTCTACCGTTGCGGAATCAGGCACGCGACGAAGTATACGGACTTACTCCGGCAGGGGAAGCTGACGGCTCTCCGACTCGCGCGCCTGATCGAAGGCCGGACGCGGTTCGGCGGAACGGACCTGTTCCAGCCAGAACACGCCGTCGTACGGAATGGAGTTGCCGCGCGTGCCCACGAAGTCGCCGTCGCCGTCGCCATCCATGTCGCGGACGATGAACTTGTCGAACATGCCGCGGATCCGGCGCGAGACGTCGTGGCGAATCCAGGCCCCGGCCGGATCCTCACCCTGCTCGAACCAGCTCAGGCGCCCGGCGCGATGGTCGGGAGGCGGATCCTCCAGGTCGCGGTCCCGCGGATCCCCACTGTAGGCGCCGGAAAAGAGATCGAGCCGGCCATTGCCGTTGATGTCGGTCAGGACGAAACCGACGAGCCGGTCCGGCAGGAGCCCGCCGATCTCGTGCGTCCTCCACGGCTCGCCCGATGCCGCCCCGCCGGCCGGCTGCTCCAGCCAGACCACGCCTCGCCTATTGTCGAGGACCACGATGTCGATCAGGCCGTCGCCGCTAAGATCGGCGTAGTCCATGTTGAAGCCGGTCACGACCGCCTCGGGCACGATGTCGATGCGGTGTTCCTCGAACGCGATCGGGCCGCCGTCGGGGGTGACGTTCTCGAACCAGAAGATCCGGCGCTCGAACCGGGAGCCGGCAATCACGTCCAGATCGCCGTCCTCGTCGAGGTCGAACGGTTGCGAGTTGATCGGCACGATGACGCGCGTCATCTCGTGCTCCACCCAGGCATCGCCGTCGAGCGGATCGTCCGGGACGGCGAACCAGGAGACCGCGTGCTTCTCGGTCGTGTCGGCCGGCGGGTTCTGCCCCCCCTTGTTCGGCGCCACCACCTCGGGTCGTCCGTCCTGATCGAAGTCGGCCAGAAAGACCCGGATGTAGGAGCCGCGGTCGTCCGTGACGGACGGGATGACGCGCTTCCAGTGCGTTTCGCGCCCCGCCGCCCCCGGGTTCTCGAAGTAGATCAGATGCGCCAACTCGCAGGCGACGACCACATCGGGATAGCCGTCACCGTTCATGTCGCCGATCGCCACGTCTTCGGCCGCACCCGCCTCCTCGCCCTCCGCCAGCGTGTAGAGGTCCCAGACGTCCGGATCGGCCGAACCGTACGCGATGCGGACATGGCCGTCCGGCACGCCGTCGTAGGTGACGTCCGATTCGTGGACGGAGACGATGTCGAGGTGGCCGTCCCGGTCGAGGTCAGCCATCTCCAGGCCGTCACTGCCGCCGATGGCAACGCCGCCCAGGGCGAGGTCGTCGATGATGTGCTCGCGCCAGGAAATGTACGACCCGTCGGCCGCCTGGGCGCGCGTCGGCGTGTCGGCAATGGCGACCGGGCCGTCCGCCGCCACGGTGGCCGTGTCTTCCGCCGTTCCCGCCGCGCAGGCAGGAACAAGGGCCATGGCCAGGAGGACCGTGGCGACAACCGGGACTCGAGCCAGGAACCGCATTCCGCTCCTCCCCGCTACCGGAACGTCAGCGTCAGGGCGCTGACGCCGCCGGATGGACCGTCACCGAGACATTGACGGGAATCGTATAGACCGTGTCGTCGACGACCGCCTGCAGGACGTAGTCCCCCGGCTCGGCGAAACTGACGTGCGTCACCGCGCGTCCTCCCTCGCCGATCTCCGGCACCATGGGATCGAAGGTCACCTCGCCGGGGCCGCGCCAATGGAGCCAGGTGACGGCCAACCCGTTCGCCGCCGCCTTGCGCACGTCGACCACCGCCTGCGACTTCGGCCCGCGACGGAAGTTTCTTTCCGCCAGACGTTCGTTGGGCGGCGGGACGCCGTCGTCACCCGCGATGACCACCACCTCCAGCGTGTCCGGAAGCGTCACCTCCAGCGCGTCGCTGCCTTCCACGCTGATGAACGGCGCCTGGTTGTCGGTGAAGCCCTGCGCGGTGTTGGTCCCCCGGTTGAGCCGCCGGACGCCATCATCGATTTCCCAGACCGGCCAGAGGTGGCCGTAGGCGTAGTCGGTCTCTCCGGCGTGCGTCACCTGCCAGACAAGGTCCTTCTCGCCCCAGTCGGCCGGCACCTGCACCTCGAAGACAAACTGCTGGCGCCGGTTGTAGAAGTGGGTCGGTTGCCCCCGATCCTCGGCCCCCGGCGAGAAGAAGTTGTTCGGGCCGACCGGGATGATCGGCTGCTCCTCGTAGTTCCGGTTGAGATAGCCGAACACCATCGTGAACGACCCGTCGTCGTTCCGCTCCCAGCCTTCGAAGACCGGCTGGACGTTCTGGCCGCGGTTCCAGCGTTCCTGCGCCGATGCCGGCGCCGCCAGCGCGACCGTGATCAGCGCGAGCACGACAACGGCCACTGCGGCTGCGCGCACTCCGGCGCGACCCTCACTCTTCATGACTCTCCACTCCACTGCGAAGCCGGCGCCGGCGGCCGGCCGCTAGTCGTTGTTGTTTGCCTGCGCCTCGCGGGCTTCGACCGCCGCCTCGAATTCCTCGTCCTCCATGGCGAACCAGCTCACCCACGCGAAGCTCATTTCGTCGCTTGACCGCTGGCCGAAGCCGGCCCAGTTCGTCGGGTCGTCGTTCCAGCGGTTGGCGTCCGAATTGTCATGCCAGCTCGTGACGTGCAGGATGGTTCCCTTCGGGAGCAGCGGCGCCACCTCGTCCTCGTAGTTGTAGACGATGTGCCAGCCGAAGTCCCAGTCCGCGCAACTCAGGATCTGCTTGCGGTTGTCCGGGAAGATCGCCTCCATGCACTGCCGTTTGCCGAGATTGTGGAGGTGCGCCTGGAATGCCGTGATCTGGACGTTGTCTTTCAGACGGTAGTAGCCGTCGTGGCGCACGTTCGACTCCCCGGCCGGGATGTCGATGTCCTCGTCGTCGCCGACATGGGCGGAGATCAACTCCCGATCCGGCTCCACGCCCTCCGGGTAGAACTGCAGGCCGACGCGCGTCCGGTCGGTCGTCTCGACGCCGATCGCCGCGTAGTGCATGTTGAACTTGATCTGCGCGCCGGCCTTGATCTTGCGGCCCGTCCCGTCGGGGAAGATGTCGCCGTTCTTTCCGAGCGCGTACTCGTTCAGGAAGCTGTAGTCGTCGTCATCCGACTCGGGGTCCGACATGCTGGTCACCGCGTGGTGAACCACCGGGAAGCCCTCGATGGACGGCTTTGTCTCGACCGCCTTCACCCAGCGATCCTCCGTCAGGCCGGAATCCGAAATGAGGTCGCCCCACCAGTTGGGCGCCTCGGCGGCGACGACGAACGGCTCCGGGATCTCGACGATCCAGTCCGGCTCGCCGATCTTCCATTCCGCGATGTCGCGGAACTCCTTCGGCGGCGGCGCGTCCGCCGGGTTGCCGCGCGGCGCGCCGGCGTCCACCCAGGCGGCGACAGTGGCGATCTCCTCATCGCTCAGGGAGTAGTCGTACTTGAACCCCTGAATGCCGATGTTGCGGTCGATGTACCACGGCGGCATCGAGCGGGTCACCACCTTCTCGCGGATCGACCGCGCCCACGGCCGCGCTTCCTCGTAGGTGAGGAGCGACATCGGGGCGATCGAACCGCTGCGGTGGCACTCCTGGCAGGAGCGCTGCAGGATCGGCACGACGTCCTTCGTGAAGGTCACCTCGTCCTGCGCCGCGGCGCCCGCCGGCAAGGCAACGAGGCCGAGTGCGGCGACGGCGGCGACCGCCGCACCGAACCGAAACGTGCTGTTGCGTGACATGTCTTCAACTCCTCCGTTACGTCTGAACTGCTATTCGTCGTTGGTCGCGCGGGCTTCCCGTTCCCGCACCCGGCGCTCGTACTGTTCGTCGGTCATGAACGCGATGTCGGTCCAGCCGTGGCCCATCTCGTCCATCGTCCGGCTGCCCCAGCCGATCCAGGCCGACGGATCCGGGTTGTGCCGGTTGTTGGTGGTGTTGTCGTGCCATGAAACGGTATGGAGGATCGTCCCCTTCGGGAACAGATGCGCCTCCTTGAAGGGATAGACGATCTGCCAGGTCTGCTCGTAGTTCACCACGTCGATCAGGACCTCGCGCCGGCCGTCGACGTGGATCGCCTCGAGCAGCATCCGCGAGCCCCGGAAGTGCATGTGGGGCTGAAAGCTCAGGATCATCGCCGCCTGCGGCAGCGGCCAGAACCGCTCGTGACGGGCGACAGTGTTCGGCGGGATGCTCATCAGCGCCACGCCGTTCAGCGTGTTGTCGTCGATGATTGCGCCGGGCGGCATCCGCTCGGCATGCAGATCCAGATCGAATCCGGCGCGCAAGAGCCGGTCCTCGACCGCTTCGCGGTTCAGCTCCCAGTCATGACCGATGCCGGTTCGAATCCGGTGGGCGGTGACGATCAGCTCCGGCACCTCCCCTTTCGGGTAGAACTTGATCCCCACCTTCTGGCGGTCGATCGTCTCTTCGCCCCACGGATGGTAGTGCGGAGCGAAGCGGAACAGCCCGCCCGCCGGCAGCTTCCGGCCGGTCCCCTCGGGGTAGTACTGGCCGCTGCTGCCCATCGCGTACTCGATCAGGTCGATTTCGTTGGTGTTCGATCCCATGCCGAGGCGGAACTCCTCGAGGTCCTCGGCCGTCTCCGGAACGCTGACGTAGACGTGCGAGTGGTGTACGCAGCACCACGCCTCCGGGATGATCTGCACCCACTTGACGTAGCGATCTTCGGTCAGGCCCGGATCGACGATTTCCGACGGATAAAAGTCGGGCCCTTCGGCCGGGATCTCGAACCCCTTCTCCATCTGAACCACCAGGTCGGGCTCCCCGTAGGTCCACTCGTTCAGGTCCGCGAGGTCAAGCGGCGCCGGGGCGTCGGCCGGATTGC harbors:
- a CDS encoding acyl-CoA dehydrogenase — its product is MTMAPSGSPPPSPSRMADFDLTPEQRQVRAAVREFAEREVLPFVEEHERAARYPSELIRKLVPLGYLAPLLPERFGGGGADVVTYGLICEELARVDWVVASVVSVTNSLVAGSLVRFGTAAQQERWLPGICDGSILTSACLTEPDGGSDLAAVRTRASRTAGGWSISGAKVFISHAAHAGLLLVAATVDPGKRHRGVTVFLVDPAADGVAISDLPMRTLRRDNLAEIHFDGTVVPDDAVLGEVGGGFPILGAALDMGRFSVAARCVGQAQRAIDLTAPYATEREAFGQPIGQFQMIQQKIADMCVRTEAARALVYRLGRMKDAGVERCSLEASMAKLAASEAATANALDAIQIHGGYGFSSDYEVGRLLLEAKTLEVGEGTSELHRKLIAEHALGVRR
- a CDS encoding NAD(P)H-dependent oxidoreductase, with translation MLRRVPDSATVDGPVLIVSCSLNPSSRSHVLALAADATLDALGVPHEVVDLRDWDLPICDGADCYSHPSIGPITEKVEGAAAVLIAAPVYNYDLNAAAKNLVELTGSAWVGKPVGFLCAAGGQRSYMAPIGLANSLMFDFRSHIIPRYVYASRDDFTPERAPTAELTGRIEQLARAAVDLAAALRWLRTRAAAGV
- a CDS encoding VCBS repeat-containing protein; amino-acid sequence: MRFLARVPVVATVLLAMALVPACAAGTAEDTATVAADGPVAIADTPTRAQAADGSYISWREHIIDDLALGGVAIGGSDGLEMADLDRDGHLDIVSVHESDVTYDGVPDGHVRIAYGSADPDVWDLYTLAEGEEAGAAEDVAIGDMNGDGYPDVVVACELAHLIYFENPGAAGRETHWKRVIPSVTDDRGSYIRVFLADFDQDGRPEVVAPNKGGQNPPADTTEKHAVSWFAVPDDPLDGDAWVEHEMTRVIVPINSQPFDLDEDGDLDVIAGSRFERRIFWFENVTPDGGPIAFEEHRIDIVPEAVVTGFNMDYADLSGDGLIDIVVLDNRRGVVWLEQPAGGAASGEPWRTHEIGGLLPDRLVGFVLTDINGNGRLDLFSGAYSGDPRDRDLEDPPPDHRAGRLSWFEQGEDPAGAWIRHDVSRRIRGMFDKFIVRDMDGDGDGDFVGTRGNSIPYDGVFWLEQVRSAEPRPAFDQARESESRQLPLPE
- a CDS encoding cytochrome c, translating into MSRNSTFRFGAAVAAVAALGLVALPAGAAAQDEVTFTKDVVPILQRSCQECHRSGSIAPMSLLTYEEARPWARSIREKVVTRSMPPWYIDRNIGIQGFKYDYSLSDEEIATVAAWVDAGAPRGNPADAPPPKEFRDIAEWKIGEPDWIVEIPEPFVVAAEAPNWWGDLISDSGLTEDRWVKAVETKPSIEGFPVVHHAVTSMSDPESDDDDYSFLNEYALGKNGDIFPDGTGRKIKAGAQIKFNMHYAAIGVETTDRTRVGLQFYPEGVEPDRELISAHVGDDEDIDIPAGESNVRHDGYYRLKDNVQITAFQAHLHNLGKRQCMEAIFPDNRKQILSCADWDFGWHIVYNYEDEVAPLLPKGTILHVTSWHDNSDANRWNDDPTNWAGFGQRSSDEMSFAWVSWFAMEDEEFEAAVEAREAQANNND
- a CDS encoding cytochrome c — its product is MRNVWQFVTVAAIAGLLGVTGAASGAFAAEAQGQDAEQENTPTYTRDVLPILQQSCQRCHRPGTGAPMSLLTYEETRPWARAIKDRVVQRQMPPWHLDQSIGEYTADPSLTDAQIATVAAWVDAGAPRGNPADAPAPLDLADLNEWTYGEPDLVVQMEKGFEIPAEGPDFYPSEIVDPGLTEDRYVKWVQIIPEAWCCVHHSHVYVSVPETAEDLEEFRLGMGSNTNEIDLIEYAMGSSGQYYPEGTGRKLPAGGLFRFAPHYHPWGEETIDRQKVGIKFYPKGEVPELIVTAHRIRTGIGHDWELNREAVEDRLLRAGFDLDLHAERMPPGAIIDDNTLNGVALMSIPPNTVARHERFWPLPQAAMILSFQPHMHFRGSRMLLEAIHVDGRREVLIDVVNYEQTWQIVYPFKEAHLFPKGTILHTVSWHDNTTNNRHNPDPSAWIGWGSRTMDEMGHGWTDIAFMTDEQYERRVREREARATNDE